TCATGTATAATCCGGTCGCTTCGATGGTGCAGCTCAATCCCAGAATGTGTCATATTTGCGAGGTTTGCCAGGTGATCGATTTTACTTAAGGAGTAGTGCGTCTGTTTGATTCCTAGCTTTGATTTACATTGTTCTGCCGCAAAACAACCCATGTTCTCGCGTTTGTAACATAACTGAAATCATTTAGAGAGCCAAATAGATGGGATCCTTTTAAGGCTCCGTTTGCTTCGGCTCTCTTGACCCTTTTCTGCAATTTCAAGGCAAATTTGGAGTCATCAATCTTAGGCcgtgtttggttcaattttacCGGGGgactttgagaaaatgcaaagctATTTAGTTTAAagggttttgaaaaaaaatgtaaatactGTTTGATAAACATTACTTTGAGAAGTAACTTGAAATAAAAGAATGTTTGGTAGAAATATATTTATAAGTCCTCTGGGTAATCAAAATaagctttttaaattttaattcgtttaaaattagaaatgaCCACAatttatacaattttttttttttgtcataaccACAATTTATACGATTTGAACGTTAACATATTAACAATATAAATGCaagaaaatcacatttttttttttggtttgaaaaaatcaaattcaacaAGTACAACAGTGTACTAAAAAATTTCACACATTTTAAGGTGCAAAGATGCATATTGGGACAATAATTGCTCAATCGTACAGAAACAATAGTAACTGTTTCCCAATGTTGCAATTTTTCAATCTGAGTTGTAGCCAACACGCCTAACAATGCTTATTTAGACGTTTTTTCCATTCTCAAGCTGCAAAACCGCTCATATCACATCGATCTCAAGGTGCATATATGCATTGTTAAAATCGACACAAAAGTCGCACAGCAAACATCTTGCaaatagaaattgattcttCAGCAAACTGACATTTCATTGATTAACATGAACTGATTACATCGAGGGCCAAGAGACAAAAATTGTACAGCTGAAATGATTCCCCCCATCTATTATGGAATCCCACAGAAGAGTCTATCTAGCAACTTTTCCCTCAACTTGGCATGATAGAACTTGAGCCTACGTCAAGCACTGCAATGAAGTCCATTATTGCCATGGCTTCCAACTCTTGAATTGCATCAATGACGTTAATCGAACTAGCCAAGTGAGGCCTCAGTACCCCAACTGCTTCCTTGATCTTTGATTGCTATAGATCACATATACAATTAAATGCTGGATGAAACATTGGATGCTAAGTTTGTGCTACCACTAGTTACCTTGTTAAAAAACAAAGGGCAAGGAAAGATTGTACGAGTCTCTATACAAAGGTAGAGGCAAGGAATGCAGAGCCACTACTCATCAAGTCAATTCATAGCATTCAAACAACTGACTCATTCGCATTATTCATTTCAAGAAGTTGTGTTTCGATGTTTGAACATAAACACTCATCATCACTAACTGAAGGGACACTTTCACAGAAGCACCTCATTCTCGTCACCATAGCACTTCACATTTACAGGGACCTCCTCTCCCCGCATTGAAATTTTATAGGGGGCACACGAAAAGGAAATTCTGGTCAACGTTGAAAACGGGCTGCGAGTAACCATTGATGAACCCAGAAATGCATGGAACGAATGTCTGTCTGGAGGCATTGCATATAGGAAGTTAAAAATAGGCTGCTCGCATGTCGAGATCATATCAAATTACTAGATTTTACAGTAGCGGAAATTTTAGGACATAAAGTTCCGATGTCAATGCTGCTATTGTTTTTCCACCTtatgattttccttttcctctgttttcactttctcttttcctccgcACCAAAGCCGGTGGCCGGCTGACGCTAAAATCTGAGAAGTGATAATTGAATGATTTAAAGGGAGATTAAAATCGCTAAAATCCGAGAACCAATAATTGAACAATTAAAAAGGAAGATTAAGAATCCGAGGACTAAAGTCCAAAACCTAAATTCCAAACACCGGCTCTTATTGTCTACAATTTTGTCATgataattgaaaacaaaatagtttcctgaataaaaaagaaagatgggaaGAAAGTAGGTCGCCTATCAACTCAATTAAGTTTTATTGAGCGAAGGCACGTTTTCTTGACAAGAGAGGAGGGATAAAGTTGTAGATGTAAATCATGAAAATCGAAGATTAAGATCgacttctcttcttctcttactTTGCTTTGTAGTTAGGAAATCAAATTACTCCGATTTGTGTTTAAATACTAGATTATGAAGATGCCTTACTCATGTTAAAGAAGTAAAACTCAATAACTATTGTGTCCAAAAGATGGAGGTCAAGTTAAAATTGAACCCAAGACATCACGATTTCGGCCTAAGATCGAAAtggcctcatcatcatcatcatcctgtCACGATTTCGGCCTAGTATCACCAAGATTCTTTTGCCTACTCGAATGAGTACAAAATTCCTGATGGCGAGCACCTACGGCGCGGGTCACCACAGGCATGGACTCTTCCTACAATCGAACCTGTCGCCATTTGCAACTTGGCTCGACTGAAGACTCACGTTGGGTCACTCATTCCCACTCCTCTCCTCTCACCCCTTAAAACCTGGGAGTTTTTCTCACTCGACCACGTCTTTTCTTGAACCCCATCTCCTCAAAGTCCCTCATTTCCCACACCCTCGATCAAAAAACCGATCTTTCTTCCGAAATCTCAGACATGCGTTTCGAAGGCAATCTTGATCAGGAATCGGCCACACCGCCGAAGAAGTCCCTTTTCAGGTACAACTCCCCCCTGGTCCAAGTCAGCCTCATTGGGCTGGTCTGCTTCTGCTGCCCCGGCATGTACGGCGCCCTCGTCGGCATGGGGGGTGGCGGCCAGGTGGACCCCACGGCGGTGAACAACGCGAACACTGCCCTCTATGCCACCTTCGCCATCTTCGGCATCCTGGGCGGCGGAATCTATAATGTCCTAGGCCCTCGCTTGACTCTTGCCTCTGGTTGTAGCACGTATGCTCTCTATGCAGGCTCTTTTTTGTACTACAATCACTACCACCACCAGACCTTCGCCATCATCGCTGGCGCGATCCTAGGCATCGGTGCGGGCTTCCTTTGGGCCGGCCAAGGCGCCATCATGACCTCGTACCCACCGCCTGGCCAGAAGGGCACTTATATCTCCCTGTTCTGGAGTATTTTTAGTATGGGAGGCGTCATTGGTGGGTTGATCCCGTTTGTTTTGAATTACAACAGGACTGAGGCTGGTTCTGTGAATGATGCAACCTATATTGgattcatgtgttttatgaCTGTTGGTACACTTCTTTCCCTCGCTATCTTGCCGCCAAGCAAGGTGATTCGCAATGACGGGACTAGTTGCACTAAGGTGGAGTACTCTAGCGTTTCGACTGAGGCGATCGAGATTCTCAAGCTGTTTCTCAACTGGAAGATGCTCTTGATTGTCCCAGCTGCTTGGGCTGGCAACTTCTTTTACAGCTACCAGTTTACTAATGTGAACGGAGCCTTGTTCAATTTGAGGACTAGAGGGCTGAACAGTGTGTTCTACTGGGTGGCCCAGATACTGGGGTCGATCGGAATCGGTTATGTGTTGGATTTCAGCCTTCCGAGTCGGAAGATGAGGGGTTACATCGGGATTGCGATTGTTGCTTTGCTCGGGACTGCGATTTGGGGCGGCGGCCTTGCTACTCAGCTAAAGTACTCTCGCCACAACCTGCCCAAGAAGTTGGACTTCAAGGACGCCGGTTCCGATTATGCCGGGCCATTTGTGTTATATCTCAGCTATGGATTGCTGGACGCAATGTTCCAGACCTTGGTTTATTGGTTCATTGGATGCTTAGCTGATGATTCTGAAACTCTTAGCAGGTATTATATAAGTTTCTCAACCATGAGTAAGAGATTCTATTTTGGCAAGTAGGCCAAGGAAATTTGGGATTCTTCTTGATTAACGCTAATTTTGGGTCTACCACTGAAACTGGTATCTCGTTTTCTATGTCCTCCAGGTACGCTGGATTCTACAAAGGAGTGCAGAGCGCAGGAGCGGCGGTCTCTTGGCAAATCGACACACGCAAAGTCCCGTTCCTCTCGGAGCTCATCGTCAACTGGTCGCTTATGACGGCGGGCTACCCCTTGCTGCTGGTTCTCGTTAAGTTGGCCGTGAAGGACGATGAGGAGGGCGAAGACGGAGCTGACAAAGAAGTTGCTTCATCTTTTGCTCATTAGGTGATGATCCAAAACGTCATTCCATCTTGTGAAGATTCTTTGTTGATGTCGGGCTTAGCAAGACGACAACCTGAGAAAGATAAAGCCTCTTGAGGGCACCGTTGTGGACGAAGGCAACGATGTGGAGGAGCTACCGTCTGCAGCCAACCACCGCCAACTAGATCTAGCGGCCGGCCATCACTGTCCTAATATGGCCCGAACCCTAAGCACGATAATTAGGATTCTCTATTCCATAAATTGGGGTTTTAAATTGGGGCAAATGTGTTTAGCAATGTCACTTATGCTTTGTTAGCCAAGTCAAAGCACTGGCGAGTCACATCGaattaaaaaagtaataaaattttattatatcagATTTTCGTATCCCAAATCAGAGTTGGCTtctaaataatcatttttttccctaaagaagcacttaagtgattcaaaaaaaagattttgacaCGAAAATAAGGGTTGCACCAAATTTATGACATTTATAGTGTCCTTTCCTTGTTTTCCAATGTAtcaaaaatgtaatcaagtcatgTTCCACGAAAATTTCTCTCCCCATAAAAGAGCAATGACAACTGGTGTGGCTTATGAGTAAATCACTCCTATCAAGGTTATTGTTGCCCATTGGTATGTAAATCACTAAATCATTGATTATTGTGTCACGTTCCTTGATTCTCCTGTACTTGTAAACTCTTGGAAGTGAAGCCTGGGGTTATTGAGTGAAGAGTCGGGATGTAGAGGAAATGAATACAATTGATCTATAGAAGTAATGTCAGGACGGTTGGTGTTAGGAATTCTAGGATAAAAGTATTATATTACTTAGGAGTTTTGAAGTCGAGGTTGATGTCGCTTTCTTGATGAGGTCATAACAAGGCGAAATTAGTTGTCGAGCTTAAAGTGATCTACTGTCTAATTTGATGGATTACATGCCCAAGCTAAGTTAAGTGTGATATGATCTCATATAAGGAAGTTATTCACCGTATTGTTCTCTGGAGTAACTATAGAAGGAAATCTTCACCTGGGTTATTCCACTTGCCAAGCGCCGTACAAGTTATTTCGTAGCCAAAGAACTATCGACTCttgacaaatggtatcaaagtcaAATCCCTCTAGTAGGTATATGATTCGGGTGGAGCTTTTGGTCTTCCCGGTCTTGTGAGGGTAGAGAGTGATCGTTGGAGCCAAGAGGGCTTAGACAACGTGCGACTCTCGTCtagcttctaggatggcaatgGGGGCATAGGAAGGAATTGAATTGCTCACTAAATAGGGATAACTTTCCTAGATCAATCGGTGAATCTCGAGAGAAGGTCTATTATCACGTTTCCAACAAGGGGTGTACCCTCCATTGATTTGCATAGATCAGAAGGAGTTTAGTAGGCAAAAGAAAGTGCTGCCAAGGGTGTGCAGTTGGCAAATGGTGCCACACTTGTCAAGGAGCATAAGTGACTAAAGATTTGTGAACGGCTTTGATAAGGGGAAGCAACCAATAGAGTGGCTGCTAGGGGTGCCACACTTGTCGGGAAGCATAAGTGACTAGAGATTTGTGAACGGCTTATATCGAGAGAAGTGACCAATAGAGTAGAGTAAGCTTCACTCAATCTCATGCTTGCTCACTTTAAGTTCTCacatcaatttaggaataaatttacaaaattaggttaaatatgaaagtgttttatGAATATGGGTCGCGTTTGAGTCACTAGAtttgtattatatgaaaattgATCAAACGGGTCAACTTGGGTTGGATCATTTTTTACCATATCCAAACCCAGTCCAATCCATCCATTTGACTGGTCTAATCTAGTCATCAATTCGTAAATTGGAACTAGAGGCTTTAATGAACTGAGCATTTGACTCCGCTTGTTTCTTAGAACTGGAAACTTTTTGATTACCTAAAGCAAACATGGTGTTTACAGCACAAATCTTTGATTCTAAGcaatttcttgttcttttgccAAATGCTCCCGAACAGTTAGGTTCATGGATATTTGACATTTATTTGTATGTTGAACAGACTCTTCATGTGATGCACATATTGCTGAGAGAGGAGCTCCGAGGCGATCTGGTGGATCGTCTTTACTAAGAGTTCCCAGAATTGTAGTCTTTGATGAGGCACCTTTCATAGTATGATCTCTTTTGGAATCCATTTTCTTGTGCGCAAAATTTTGAGTTGAAATTCTCTATGTAGGCTAACGAGAGGTGCACCGCGTTGGTCATATCTAACACTTGCTTCTCTTCCGCGAATTTTTGTGTCTTCTCATTTCTAGCTTCTCCGCACCAACCGTCATGGATTTTGCAGATGAATCTCCACTTCCCACATGAAATGCAGAAATCGTACTTTGTAATTATTCTTTGGATCCATCGGGACAACGGTGACATGTATTGTGGATTGTGTTCATAGTTTCTAATTCTGCAAACAGTTATAGGAAGCGCTGAGAAATTGTGCACCCCTTCTATTTTCTGGATCCATACTTTTCTCATGATAGACCAATGTAAACTGTCAAAGAACGATATCTCTAGCTGCTTTTTCTTTGATattacaacaaaaggaaaaaatcccTGAAATCATTCTTTTTACAACTATAAGTCCCACTGAAAAAACATTCTGACGGAACAGATTTACAGGGATCAAGTTTTCAAGTACATTATGAAATAAACACGAAATTTTTCTGCctctatgtgaagaaagcgAAGCTGTGAAAGGAGATCGACTGTGCTCATCAGTATGACGACATTCTTCAACTCGAAGTCACCTTGAAGTTGTCAACTTTCAACAGACAGTGAAGAGCCTTAACGGGAGATAGGAAGGATGGATTAGAGGAAGTGCCCTGCGGACCAGATCAGAGTGATGTGAATCTGAGTAGGACTCCTTATATCCAAACATTAGTTACCCCATAGAGATTCCAGAAAACAGAGATTGCAATATGAAGTCAAAAGATGCATCATCATAGTTCACCCGATAGAGATTAAACAAGTTGCTTGTATGTCAAGATCAtctcaattaataaattttccTATGGCAAAAATCTACAAATGTAATGTAAAACGCCAAAAGAACCCACAGACACTATTACAGCAGCTAAAGAACATGGTTAGTGCCTCCTCATGACCTGCAATATTTCTACCCtcacaaattaaataaatggagccAACCCTACACAGACATCACAATCAATTGCAATCCATATTTTAAGAAAAGCATGTTATTTAAGATAGGATCTTGATGATCACCTGACATGAGACTGAGAAGACATTCAGAAGCAGCATTTACTCCTTATAAATCTACAAGAATGGGAGAATAAAGTCAAGTTATCCATGAAGATGCTAGAAACACCATTCTATAATTTATTAGTCTAGGCTTGAATCCTTGCAAGGAGATTGGAAGCGGGATCACAGTTTACTGGTTCTTCCGTAGGTCTATTTTTTGGTTCCAGACAGTCGACAAATACTAAATTAAGCACAAGTAGAAACCATCAACAGACTACCTAGCCTTGCAGtagtataaaattaatttggtcCACATGGCAAAGTCATCAAAGCATGAAAAACATAGAGAAATCCTTAGATTAAAAAAACCGTTGATGGAACTGAGTGTTGTAGCAGAGACCTTGCAGAAGTTAATAGAAGATAATATTGATGGCAACTTGCGATGATGTTAACATAATAGGACATTAAGTGGTTTTCAAAATTCTTGTCAAAGAATATCAGCTTGGGAAAAGGCACACATGACTGGTTCATGCACAATATATTATGCCAAACTTCAAATAACATATTTTCCTCAAGTCTATCCACTTCACTCTTTAGTTATCTTGAGAAGTGCTACTGCTGAATCAAATTTGTATGGTCTTAGTAGCTCCCCGATCTTCATGCACTTTTGGTGTGAGGATCAAGTGGCCCACTCACAACATGTATTCCAAACAGCAATGAGGACCAGGAGAACATAATGTCACCAAATGCTTGTGAGgttgtttctttctttacttcCCCTTATAACTCCACAATACATCCTCATAATACTTGCGGAATACTGTTAGTTTCGAACACATTTTGGCTGCAATCTCAACTCCTCACAGAggataaacaaaaatatatttaggctaaatataaaaaattagccAGATCCATTTTGTAATTTCCCAAGCTACATATTCAAAGAATTCAATCCATTGTCTGATATCCTGTGAAGAAAGATGAAGTGGAAAAAATAGACTATAcatcaatcaattcatgacaTGTTGTCCTATGATTATTGTAAGTCAATTTGTGGGAGCTGCGAAAACTGCAATTCTTTTATGGCTGAAAGACAGGCCAACAAATGAGAAGCCCACAAACAAGAGAAATGCTTAGCTACTTGAGAAGAATCATGTCACCACCTCATCAAGGGAAATTCAAGTGCAATGAGAATAAGCTTTCCttgtttggaagaaaatgagaaagatcACGACAGTAGGAATGAAGTGACTGGTTTAAGTGGACAATATAAGGTGATGACGTGGTGCTCCGTGGGGACTCACTATTCCCACAGACATGGTAGGATCCACATAAGATTGAATTTCTAACACAAAATTATTTATAGCTTGGTTAATGGCCAAAGACAGCTGAAAAAATACCATAGAGACAAGAACCTGAGCACACGGAGATATATCTTCGAAACAGAGTCTCATTGGTCCTAATTACAGACTTAAAGCTATAAGGATTAGAGCCCTAACAAATCTACCAAACTGAAGCCCAGATTGTATCTACAATTCTGGATATTCAGTCAGACAGATTGACCAGCTTGACAGTTCTCATGGCCCCAAAAGACCCATCTGATGACATGGACTTTAGTAAATATAGTAGATGGAGCGCCAGAGTGAAGGAACCAGCAAGAGAAAAGGCTATAATAGATCAAAATGAGTTCAATCATGCATATTCTAACTAACAATTCACATCAACCACATCACATGAATTTTTATCATATTCAATCAGTTGACTTTGAACTTGTCCTGGGCTAGAAAGGAATTTAGTAGATCACAGAGAAATTCTCACTTCACGCGTATTCTGTCTTTCCACATTAACCATATCACATGAATTTTTATCACATTCAATCAGTTGACTTTGAAATTGTCCTGGGCTAGAAATGAATGTAGTAGATGACAAAGAAATTCTCGCTCCACGCATGTTCTGTCGTTCCACTTCCACTGCATCTATCTACCATCAACTTAACTAAAACACCTCCACAACCCTTCCAATAGTTACACGTGATAGTTCATACAGGCATGTAAACAGAAGGCAGTTGCAAAGCAGAACATATTACCATAAGGCAGTTCTTTatcatttattatattttatttttggttgggCTGCAATTCTGCAAGGCAGCATGCCTAGGCTTAAGAGTCTATTACACCCATCATACATTATGCTACAGAACACAATCACTGTCAGTCCAACCTGCCTAGCGTGTCATCAACCCTGAAACCCTTAATTTCCCTATCAATGATAGCAAAAATCAGTTAGCTTAGAGTTTCCTTGTTCTTACTTCTCCAAGAAGGCAGGATTTTTAGTCCAAGCATCTAATGATGGCGAAACTCCCTGAGCATCCCTACTTAGCCACCACCAAAGAACAAGAATCTGATGGAATATGAACAAACCGGGGAGTCAATACAAACCCAATGGTCCCCAACCTAAATACCAGCATGGAAACTGCTAGATTATGGACAGAGACCAATCTATCCTTTGCAATTCCATGGAAAAGGAGACACAGAGATTCGTTATGGCTCTATCTGTCTATCTATCCCACCTAATCAACAAGGTGAAAGTGAGAAAATTGTAACACTCCCAACAgacttaaaatgaaaaaaaaaaaacgaaacagagagacagagaattGCAGAAGAACAACTACGAGAAAAcccaagaaaaatggaaattccCACCTTTACTCGCAAAAAGCAGGCACAAGTGCCAATTGCCAACCAAAGCCAAACAgaatcaaatgaaaaagaagaacacaAAGGAAAAGCACGAAAGCAACGCCGAAAACACTGACCTTTATGCTCGTCGGAAGCATCGGTATCCTCCagatcctcctcct
The sequence above is drawn from the Eucalyptus grandis isolate ANBG69807.140 chromosome 11, ASM1654582v1, whole genome shotgun sequence genome and encodes:
- the LOC104424832 gene encoding UNC93-like protein 1, with protein sequence MRFEGNLDQESATPPKKSLFRYNSPLVQVSLIGLVCFCCPGMYGALVGMGGGGQVDPTAVNNANTALYATFAIFGILGGGIYNVLGPRLTLASGCSTYALYAGSFLYYNHYHHQTFAIIAGAILGIGAGFLWAGQGAIMTSYPPPGQKGTYISLFWSIFSMGGVIGGLIPFVLNYNRTEAGSVNDATYIGFMCFMTVGTLLSLAILPPSKVIRNDGTSCTKVEYSSVSTEAIEILKLFLNWKMLLIVPAAWAGNFFYSYQFTNVNGALFNLRTRGLNSVFYWVAQILGSIGIGYVLDFSLPSRKMRGYIGIAIVALLGTAIWGGGLATQLKYSRHNLPKKLDFKDAGSDYAGPFVLYLSYGLLDAMFQTLVYWFIGCLADDSETLSRYAGFYKGVQSAGAAVSWQIDTRKVPFLSELIVNWSLMTAGYPLLLVLVKLAVKDDEEGEDGADKEVASSFAH